A genomic window from Populus nigra chromosome 7, ddPopNigr1.1, whole genome shotgun sequence includes:
- the LOC133699057 gene encoding auxin-induced protein 15A-like, which produces MGIRLPGIVNAKQILKRILLSEDTSNVPKGHLAFYVGETQKKRFTVPISYLKHPSFQNLLSQAEEEFGFDHSMGGLTIPCSEEVFTGLILSM; this is translated from the coding sequence atggGTATCCGCTTGCCTGGAATTGTCAATGCTAAACAAATTCTGAAGCGAATTCTCTTGTCAGAGGATACTTCTAATGTGCCTAAAGGCCACTTAGCATTTTATGTTGGAGAAACTCAAAAAAAGCGATTTACCGTTCCGATTTCATATTTGAAGCATCCTTCATTCCAGAACTTGTTAAGTCAAGCTGAAGAAGAGTTCGGATTTGATCATTCTATGGGTGGTCTCACAATTCCATGCAGTGAAGAAGTCTTCACAGGTCTCATTTTAAGCATGTAG
- the LOC133699053 gene encoding auxin-induced protein 15A-like yields the protein MGFRLSAIVRAKQVLQLSPSATSQAASNVPKGCLAVYVGEIQKKRFVIPISYLNQPNFQELLSQAEEEFGYVHPMGGLTIPCREDIFLAVISCLSQS from the coding sequence ATGGGTTTCCGTTTGTCAGCAATTGTGCGTGCTAAGCAAGTCCTTCAGCTTTCTCCATCCGCAACAAGCCAAGCAGCTTCTAATGTCCCAAAGGGCTGCCTAGCAGTTTATGTTGGAGAAATCCAAAAGAAGAGATTTGTCATTCCAATATCATACTTGAACCAGCCTAATTTTCAAGAGTTGCTAAGTCAAGCTGAAGAAGAATTCGGATATGTTCATCCTATGGGTGGTCTAACAATTCCTTGCAGAGAAGACATTTTCCTTGCTGTCATTTCTTGCTTAAGTCAGTCGTGA